The Coffea arabica cultivar ET-39 chromosome 3c, Coffea Arabica ET-39 HiFi, whole genome shotgun sequence genome contains a region encoding:
- the LOC113734267 gene encoding 1-aminocyclopropane-1-carboxylate oxidase homolog 1-like — protein sequence MEVEQTPNFDRLQQLKAFDESQAGVKGVADAGISRIPSIFVRPADELAGDYPVSETNLQIPVVDLAGRREEVVEKLKTAARSMGFFQVVNHGVPARVLEEMLSRARDFHELPHEEKRVYYTRQTSKKVQYTSNFDLYKSRSANWRDTLFCVMGPEPLDPLQLPEVCRDILMEYTEQMRKLGTALFELLSEALGLKSDHLVGMDCAEAQAVLSHYYPACPEPELTMGTSKHSDPDFLTILLQDHIGGLQVLHQNHWVNVPPVAGALVVNVGDLLQLISNDQFISVEHRVRANHVGPRVSIACFFKPHLYPSTRLYGPMKELSSEDNPPVYRETTMQEFVAYYNSKGLDGVPALLHFKLERT from the exons ATGGAAGTCGAGCAAACGCCTAATTTTGATAGATTACAGCAGCTCAAAGCCTTTGACGAGTCACAAGCAGGAGTTAAAGGTGTAGCGGACGCCGGAATTTCAAGAATTCCAAGCATTTTTGTCCGGCCGGCAGATGAGCTCGCCGGAGACTACCCAGTATCGGAAACCAATTTGCAAATTCCGGTGGTGGACCTCGCTGGCCGGAGGGAGGAGGTGGTTGAGAAGCTGAAGACGGCTGCCAGGTCCATGGGATTTTTCCAGGTGGTGAACCATGGAGTTCCCGCGCGGGTGTTGGAGGAAATGCTGAGCAGGGCGCGCGACTTTCACGAGCTGCCGCATGAAGAGAAGCGCGTGTATTACACGCGCCAGACAAGTAAGAAGGTCCAGTACACCAGTAATTTTGATTTGTACAAGTCTAGGTCTGCCAACTGGAGGGATACTCTGTTCTGTGTTATGGGACCTGAGCCCCTTGATCCTCTTCAGTTGCCTGAGGTCTGCAG AGACATACTCATGGAGTACACTGAGCAAATGAGAAAACTTGGGACTGCTCTATTTGAACTATTGTCGGAGGCACTTGGGCTCAAAAGTGATCATCTCGTGGGCATGGATTGTGCAGAGGCGCAGGCAGTCTTGTCTCACTATTACCCAGCTTGTCCTGAGCCTGAACTTACTATGGGCACTAGCAAACATTCTGACCCTGATTTTCTTACAATTCTTCTTCAAGATCATATTGGAGGACTTCAGGTACTTCACCAAAACCACTGGGTGAACGTTCCTCCTGTAGCAGGAGCTTTAGTAGTGAATGTTGGTGATCTCTTGCAG CTTATTTCCAATGATCAGTTTATAAGCGTAGAGCATCGAGTTCGAGCAAACCACGTCGGGCCAAGAGTATCCATAGCATGCTTTTTCAAGCCACATCTTTACCCATCAACACGGTTGTATGGACCGATGAAGGAATTATCGTCAGAAGATAATCCTCCAGTTTACAGAGAGACAACAATGCAAGAATTCGTTGCCTACTATAATTCAAAGGGACTGGACGGTGTTCCTGCTTTGCTGCATTTCAAGTTGGAAAGAACATGA